Proteins from one Pseudoliparis swirei isolate HS2019 ecotype Mariana Trench chromosome 22, NWPU_hadal_v1, whole genome shotgun sequence genomic window:
- the LOC130213100 gene encoding myelin-associated glycoprotein-like, protein MAAAVQVSLLCCLLHGVVCQQWASFMPQRVEGLSGSCVTVPCTFSLASGWDPYLDESCVAIWKRGRRGTVVFHSGRTPGQNILQGKLTGNLRDKNCTTVFDNLPSDDYNQYYFRLECDNNLKLNFPSSVLITTQDSLPRPVITPSRLEVDEGSPVRLTCSAVAPCAILPPALTWTPTIGDIEESVGTTSVTSVLNFTASSRRDGRRFSCSALHNRQAGNSDLLYENNVTLRVLYPPHNTSVSYSGPVTEGSSVTLTCNTNANPAVDRFIWYRVDGDQATAVGLWKRLSAAVSEENSTFYCQAGNDRGNQNSATTQIDVQFPPKETTVIVNASRPVLEGSSVSLLCRSRANPTVTRYTWYKDDEEEEEELGSSFVVNAVAPSHSGDYRCVATSALGEGSSAPTQLDIQYPPKNTSVSVDPSGPVLAGSSVTLTCTSIANPAEVNITWFRVAGGEKEAMGSGRDLALNVTKLSEDRFYCQALNVHGAEHSDLTSIDVTFAPEILPESRCVTMSSLIRCFCDSQGNPPPSLIWELAGEAVNHSSAIPIQKVPLGSVGTSSVITLHHPDEATPSLVCVSINSLGSHRFVFNLSSSEPQRGLHALSLFIGSAVGAVGMLLLCVPLLILFSRKRKIRLSPNMRLEDTSDILVSNGPVSI, encoded by the exons ATGGCAGCTGCTGTACAGGTGTCCCTCCTATGCTGCCTCCTTCACG GTGTCGTATGCCAGCAGTGGGCATCCTTCATGCCTCAGAGAGTGGAGGGACTGAGTGGATCCTGTGTGACGGTGCCCTGCACCTTCAGCTTGGCCTCGGGTTGGGATCCATACCTGGATGAGTCCTGCGTCGCCATCTGGAAGAGAGGCCGGCGTGGAACAGTGGTGTTCCACTCCGGTCGCACACCGGGCCAAAACATCCTCCAGGGGAAACTGACGGGCAACCTGCGTGACAAGAATTGCACCACCGTCTTCGACAACCTGCCGTCAGACGATTACAACCAATATTACTTCAGACTGGAGTGTGACAACAACTTGAAGCTCAACTTCCCATCGAGCGTCCTCATCACCACTCAGG ATTCCCTACCTAGACCTGTCATCACTCCATCCCGGCTGGAGGTGGATGAAGGATCTCCCGTGAGGTTGACGTGCTCGGCCGTGGCCCCGTGCGCCATTCTTCCCCCGGCTTTGACTTGGACCCCGACAATCGGAGACATCGAGGAGAGCGTAGGAACGACATCTGTGACATCTGTTCTGAACTTCACGGCGTCCTCCCGCCGCGATGGACGCCGCTTCTCGTGCAGCGCCCTCCACAACCGACAAGCTGGCAACAGTGACCTCCTGTATGAAAACAATGTGACCCTGCGTGTGCTTT ATCCTCCTCATAACACATCGGTCAGCTACTCGGGTCCTGTGACAGAGGGCAGCTCCGTGACCTTGACCTGCAACACCAACGCGAATCCAGCCGTGGACCGCTTCATCTGGTACAGAGTGGATGGAGACCAGGCGACCGCGGTGGGTTTGTGGAAGCGGCTTTCCGCCGCGGTCTCGGAAGAGAACAGCACATTTTACTGCCAAGCCGGCAACGACCGCGGGAACCAGAACTCAGCCACCACTCAGATCGACGTACAAT tTCCTCCCAAGGAAACCACGGTGATCGTCAACGCCAGCCGCCCCGTGCTGGAGGGCAGCTCGGTGTCTCTGCTCTGTCGGAGCCGCGCGAACCCGACCGTGACCCGCTACACCTGGTACAaagacgacgaagaggaggaggaggagctcgggTCGAGCTTCGTGGTGAACGCCGTCGCCCCGAGCCACAGCGGGGACTACCGCTGCGTGGCGACGAGCGCGCTGGGAGAGGGAAGTTCAGCTCCGACTCAGCTGGACATTCAGT atCCCCCTAAGAACACCTCGGTGTCCGTCGACCCCTCCGGTCCAGTTCTGGCCGGCAGCTCCGTCACTCTGACCTGCACGAGCATCGCCAATCCAGCGGAGGTCAACATCACCTGGTTCCGAGTGGCCGGAGGAGAAAAGGAGGCGATGGGCTCCGGGCGGGACCTCGCTCTCAACGTGACCAAACTCTCGGAGGACCGGTTCTACTGCCAGGCGCTGAATGTCCACGGGGCCGAACACTCTGATCTCACCAGTATCGATGTCACAT TCGCTCCAGAGATTCTGCCCGAGTCACGCTGCGTCACGATGTCATCCCTGATCCGATGTTTCTGCGACAGCCAGGGGAACCCGCCTCCCTCCCTGATTTGGGAATTGGCCGGGGAGGCTGTCAATCACTCTTCCGCCATCCCGATCCAGAAAGTTCCCCTCGGGTCCGTGGGTACGAGCAGCGTCATCACCCTGCACCATCCGGACGAAGCCACGCCCTCTCTGGTGTGCGTCAGCATCAACTCGCTGGGCTCCCACCGTTTTGTATTCAACTTGTCCTCCAGCGAACCTCAGCGAG GCCTCCATGCTTTGTCTCTGTTCATCGGCTCTGCAGTGGGAGCCGTGgggatgctgctgctgtgtgtcccGCTGTTGATATTATTTAGCAG GAAAAGGAAAATAAGACTTTCACCAAATATGAGATTGGAGGACACTTCCGACATTTTAGTCTCTAATGGG CCCGTCTCTATATGA